Proteins encoded by one window of Dietzia sp. B32:
- a CDS encoding class I SAM-dependent methyltransferase, producing MSASQADLWSGPVGQSWVRNALAYDTILEPLGRAALDRLDLGPPQRVLDIGCGTGTTTLEIGRRVRPDGSAVGVDVSRPMVECAQARLVDEADAENVEFLTLDVESEPLPGLFDAAFSRMGVMFFDRPEVAFSAVRAALRPGGRLAFVCFAAPAANPFITVPTGAALARLGGAPVPPPGAPGPFSFADPDRVRSVLETAGFESVEVNPGPDEVTLGPADRLEQLARQALEQNPQAMMAMAANPDARDSAVAAAVAALGEHVTDGEVRLGAGTWVVEARAPGV from the coding sequence ATGAGTGCATCGCAGGCCGACCTCTGGAGTGGTCCCGTCGGGCAGTCGTGGGTGCGCAATGCGCTCGCGTACGACACGATTCTCGAGCCGCTCGGTCGCGCGGCCCTCGACCGCCTGGACCTCGGCCCACCGCAGCGGGTGCTGGACATCGGGTGCGGGACCGGGACAACGACCTTGGAGATCGGACGCCGGGTGCGCCCGGACGGGTCGGCGGTCGGCGTGGACGTGTCCCGACCGATGGTCGAGTGCGCGCAGGCTCGCCTGGTGGACGAGGCCGATGCGGAGAACGTCGAGTTCCTCACCCTCGACGTGGAGAGCGAGCCGTTGCCCGGCCTGTTCGACGCCGCGTTCTCGCGGATGGGCGTGATGTTCTTCGACCGACCCGAGGTGGCGTTCTCCGCCGTCCGGGCGGCCCTCCGACCGGGCGGCCGGCTCGCGTTCGTCTGCTTTGCCGCGCCCGCCGCGAACCCGTTCATCACCGTCCCCACCGGCGCCGCGTTGGCCCGGCTCGGTGGTGCCCCTGTGCCTCCGCCGGGCGCGCCGGGACCGTTCTCGTTCGCTGACCCGGACCGCGTGCGCAGCGTGTTGGAGACCGCCGGCTTCGAGTCTGTCGAGGTGAACCCCGGCCCCGACGAGGTCACCCTCGGCCCCGCCGACCGCCTCGAACAACTCGCCCGGCAGGCGCTGGAACAGAACCCCCAGGCCATGATGGCGATGGCCGCCAACCCCGACGCCCGCGACTCCGCCGTCGCCGCGGCCGTGGCCGCGCTGGGTGAGCATGTCACCGACGGCGAGGTCCGTCTGGGTGCCGGAACCTGGGTCGTCGAGGCCCGCGCGCCCGGGGTGTGA
- a CDS encoding type II toxin-antitoxin system RelE/ParE family toxin, with translation MAYLVEVTPHVQKVITKLGRQDRTAQQRIRAFLEERIHGCEDPRYLGKALRGDQHLWRYRVGDYRIICSIEDQRVTVLVVDIAHRREVYR, from the coding sequence GTGGCGTATCTGGTCGAGGTCACGCCGCACGTCCAGAAGGTCATCACCAAACTCGGTCGACAGGATAGGACTGCGCAGCAGAGAATCCGGGCATTCCTCGAGGAGCGAATACACGGGTGCGAAGACCCCAGGTATCTCGGGAAGGCACTTCGCGGCGACCAGCACCTCTGGCGGTACCGCGTGGGCGACTACCGGATCATCTGCTCGATCGAGGATCAACGGGTGACCGTCCTCGTTGTCGATATTGCCCATCGGCGCGAGGTCTATCGATAG
- a CDS encoding ribbon-helix-helix protein, CopG family: MTAKQLNTKLDDETIARLDHLARITGRSKSFYASEFIRSGLDEMEDWYLARHRLEEFRQSDDSAIPLDQVDWS; this comes from the coding sequence ATGACGGCCAAACAGCTGAACACCAAGTTGGACGACGAAACCATCGCCCGTCTGGACCATCTGGCTCGAATCACCGGCAGGTCCAAGTCGTTCTACGCGAGCGAGTTCATCCGCAGCGGACTCGACGAGATGGAGGACTGGTACTTGGCCCGGCACCGTCTGGAGGAATTCAGGCAGTCAGACGATTCCGCGATCCCGTTGGACCAGGTGGACTGGTCCTGA
- the helR gene encoding RNA polymerase recycling motor ATPase HelR, with the protein MSPEAPGIFALPDHLAHKADPAHIDDDERHLAAISRALDQKIAVLSARLDARRRDPAGRGAQTIERDADIRRLVAELATLRRFGLDVCIGHYATAAASRAPQFDSSPTAAEAAPVYVGRIGLTDAAGTPLLVDWRTPAAEPFFAATLADPRGVTYRRRYRWSGGRIVDYWDEVFGDDDEVFAHVSPDDLSAFVSSLSEARTGRMRDVLTTIQADQDAIIRADSRGALIVDGGPGTGKTVVALHRAAYLLHAQSREGLRRGNLLLVGPHRPYLDYVADVLPSLGEHSVQTATVADLGVAALGGTIAAPPGGLPDEPDPEVARLKSELRMVETIEAAVRFYEQPPEQSMVMQTEWLDLRLTPADWAEAFASVEDGTPHNEAHPQIRETLAEILVDRALHNSAGGGVPADILRAELAAHPDLHRALYRAWPMINATDLVGDLWTVPAYLRLCAPWLTTEQLQLLQRPAADSWTTADLPLLDAAHHRLGDADRKRRTQRHRAERSAELARRQRVIDDLIAADDDPEGVSPMLRHADLQESLLDPSTDDDPTAGVSRLAGVFGHIIVDEAQELTDAEWRMILRRCPSGSLTVVGDRAQSRRDFDESWPGRLERIGLSPARITSVHLSINYRTPAEVMEAAAPVIRSVRPDANVPESVRRSGIPVEYGHVEDLQHVIDGWLATHSEGTVGIICGSGATVSEFNGSDRVRSLTPAQAKGLEFDLVVLVDPGSFGSGVTGAVDHYVAMTRATQQLVVLSS; encoded by the coding sequence ATGTCCCCCGAGGCACCCGGCATCTTCGCCCTCCCCGACCACCTCGCCCACAAGGCTGACCCGGCGCACATCGACGACGACGAGCGCCACCTCGCCGCCATCTCCCGCGCCCTCGACCAGAAGATCGCGGTGCTGTCCGCCCGTCTGGACGCCCGCCGCCGCGACCCGGCCGGCCGCGGCGCGCAGACCATCGAGCGCGACGCCGACATCCGCCGCCTCGTCGCCGAGCTCGCCACGCTGCGCCGCTTCGGGCTGGACGTGTGCATCGGCCACTACGCCACCGCCGCCGCCTCCCGCGCCCCTCAATTCGACTCCAGCCCCACCGCAGCCGAGGCCGCGCCGGTGTACGTGGGCCGCATCGGCCTCACCGATGCGGCCGGCACTCCCCTCCTCGTGGACTGGCGCACCCCGGCCGCGGAGCCGTTCTTCGCCGCGACGCTCGCCGATCCGAGGGGTGTGACGTATCGCCGGCGGTACCGGTGGTCGGGCGGGCGCATCGTGGATTACTGGGATGAGGTCTTTGGCGACGACGACGAGGTCTTCGCTCACGTCAGCCCCGACGACCTCTCGGCGTTCGTCTCGAGCTTGTCCGAGGCGCGGACCGGCCGAATGCGCGATGTGCTCACCACGATCCAGGCCGATCAGGACGCCATCATCCGCGCGGACTCCCGGGGAGCCCTCATCGTGGACGGCGGGCCCGGCACCGGCAAGACCGTCGTGGCCCTGCACCGGGCGGCGTATCTGCTGCACGCGCAGTCCCGTGAGGGGCTGCGGCGCGGCAACCTGCTCCTCGTCGGGCCGCACCGGCCGTATCTGGACTACGTGGCGGATGTACTCCCCTCCCTCGGTGAGCACAGCGTGCAGACGGCGACCGTGGCCGATCTCGGCGTCGCCGCGCTCGGCGGGACGATCGCGGCACCGCCCGGCGGACTGCCCGACGAACCCGATCCCGAGGTCGCCCGACTGAAGTCAGAGCTCCGCATGGTCGAGACGATCGAGGCCGCGGTGCGCTTCTACGAGCAGCCGCCCGAGCAGTCGATGGTGATGCAGACCGAGTGGCTGGACCTGCGCCTGACGCCGGCCGACTGGGCCGAGGCATTTGCCTCCGTGGAGGACGGCACACCACACAACGAAGCTCACCCGCAGATCCGCGAAACGCTCGCCGAGATCCTCGTTGACCGGGCCCTCCATAACAGTGCAGGCGGTGGCGTGCCGGCGGACATCCTCCGCGCAGAGCTCGCAGCACACCCGGACCTGCACCGTGCCCTGTACCGGGCATGGCCGATGATCAACGCCACCGATCTTGTCGGGGACCTGTGGACCGTCCCGGCGTACCTGCGCCTGTGCGCACCGTGGCTGACCACCGAGCAGCTGCAACTCCTTCAGCGACCCGCGGCCGACTCATGGACGACCGCGGACCTGCCGCTCCTGGACGCGGCCCACCACCGGCTGGGTGATGCCGACCGGAAGCGCAGAACGCAGCGTCACCGGGCCGAGCGATCCGCAGAACTCGCAAGGCGCCAGCGGGTGATCGACGACCTCATCGCCGCCGATGACGATCCCGAGGGGGTCTCCCCCATGCTCCGCCACGCCGATCTGCAGGAATCCCTGCTCGACCCGTCGACCGACGACGACCCGACTGCTGGCGTGTCCCGCCTCGCGGGCGTGTTCGGACACATCATCGTCGACGAGGCTCAGGAGCTCACCGATGCCGAGTGGCGGATGATCCTGCGCCGCTGCCCGTCGGGCAGCCTCACGGTGGTCGGCGATCGCGCGCAGTCCCGCCGCGACTTCGACGAGTCCTGGCCCGGCCGGCTGGAGCGCATTGGCCTCTCCCCTGCCCGCATCACTTCCGTGCATCTGAGCATCAATTACCGCACCCCCGCCGAGGTCATGGAGGCCGCTGCACCCGTGATCCGGTCGGTCCGTCCCGACGCCAACGTCCCCGAGTCGGTGCGCCGCAGCGGGATCCCCGTCGAGTACGGCCACGTCGAGGATCTCCAGCACGTGATCGACGGGTGGCTCGCTACCCACTCCGAGGGCACGGTCGGCATTATTTGCGGGTCCGGCGCTACCGTTTCCGAATTCAACGGATCCGACCGCGTCCGCTCGCTGACCCCCGCGCAGGCCAAGGGCCTCGAGTTCGACCTGGTGGTCCTTGTCGACCCGGGTTCGTTCGGCTCGGGCGTCACCGGTGCAGTCGACCACTACGTGGCGATGACGCGAGCGACGCAGCAGTTGGTCGTTCTCAGCTCGTAG
- a CDS encoding nucleotidyltransferase family protein, translating to MTSTAPTPESLALRELIEARRDEFRALLAKYAATNPMLFGSVARGTANGGSDVDILVDMDPADGNLLMRASGLLEEVRMLFGREDIDIFPEQLLKRPIADVALRQASAL from the coding sequence ATGACGAGCACCGCCCCGACTCCCGAATCGCTCGCCTTGCGTGAGCTCATCGAGGCGCGTCGAGACGAGTTCCGAGCCCTCCTTGCCAAGTACGCTGCGACGAATCCGATGCTGTTCGGATCAGTCGCCCGCGGTACTGCGAATGGCGGGAGCGACGTGGACATCCTGGTCGATATGGACCCAGCCGACGGCAACCTCCTCATGCGAGCCTCTGGCTTGTTGGAAGAAGTTCGTATGCTCTTCGGTCGCGAGGACATCGACATCTTCCCCGAGCAGTTGCTCAAGCGACCTATCGCGGACGTAGCGCTGAGGCAGGCGTCGGCGTTGTGA
- a CDS encoding PD-(D/E)XK nuclease family protein has translation MSPHSTSMGGFVTALLPSLSKSLAEQFNIFRVMHHGTHEKQLSNVFAWLLTTDATHGLEDTFQRIFLARINAALPVQGTLPDSGYRVVQEVDTRASDEIAAGAVMDIADIVLSRPDAAVVVENFETSDGHGHDYQRYLAHGTAGGRPAAVVLLCHRHDFHRLRNGWEQAIVITYADLLTELHAHVDGHRRWQDRHPDQLFFLRQMIEYFVEGPAAVNVDEQIRFIKTMCETGESARYGHRPQERAAQEFADLVAEHARRQFEDSRATLASVKDRLRTFARTVLTDQLNASLSHGTIDKVATRFVGQWEWCVELQRRDELPAVFLEFGPTAVVENARIPLPLNDPDYSRVFVTLQAPTGEGISRITQTDVSLSGVLDGLEPDDLRLRDAVLSLIDNA, from the coding sequence ATGTCTCCTCACTCGACGAGCATGGGCGGCTTCGTCACGGCTCTCCTGCCCTCGCTATCGAAGAGCTTGGCCGAGCAGTTCAACATCTTCCGGGTGATGCACCACGGCACCCACGAGAAGCAGCTCTCGAACGTCTTCGCCTGGTTGCTGACCACTGATGCGACCCACGGTCTCGAAGACACTTTCCAGCGGATATTTCTCGCCCGCATCAATGCTGCGCTCCCCGTACAAGGCACGCTGCCGGACTCTGGATACCGGGTTGTCCAGGAGGTCGACACACGAGCAAGTGATGAGATCGCGGCTGGCGCAGTCATGGACATCGCCGACATCGTGCTCTCCCGGCCTGATGCAGCCGTAGTGGTGGAGAACTTCGAAACCTCCGACGGACACGGGCACGACTACCAGCGCTACCTCGCCCACGGAACCGCGGGCGGACGACCGGCGGCGGTCGTTCTGCTCTGTCACAGGCACGACTTCCACCGTCTTCGTAACGGTTGGGAGCAAGCCATTGTCATCACCTACGCCGATCTGCTCACAGAGTTGCACGCGCACGTTGACGGCCATCGGCGATGGCAGGATCGCCACCCTGACCAACTCTTTTTCCTCCGCCAGATGATCGAGTACTTCGTGGAAGGTCCAGCCGCAGTGAACGTCGACGAGCAGATCCGCTTCATCAAGACGATGTGCGAGACCGGAGAGTCCGCGCGATATGGACACCGGCCCCAGGAGCGAGCAGCCCAGGAGTTCGCGGATCTCGTGGCGGAGCACGCTCGGCGGCAATTTGAAGACAGCCGGGCAACGCTCGCATCGGTCAAGGACAGGCTGCGCACTTTCGCCCGTACAGTGCTGACAGACCAGCTCAACGCGTCTCTCAGTCACGGGACGATCGATAAGGTGGCAACACGGTTCGTCGGGCAATGGGAGTGGTGCGTTGAACTGCAGCGGCGCGACGAACTGCCCGCGGTCTTCCTCGAGTTCGGCCCCACTGCGGTCGTGGAAAACGCCCGCATTCCCCTACCGCTCAACGACCCGGACTACTCCCGAGTGTTCGTCACGCTTCAGGCCCCAACCGGCGAAGGGATCTCGCGAATCACGCAGACGGATGTCAGCCTTTCGGGCGTGCTCGACGGGCTCGAACCTGATGACCTTCGGCTTCGGGATGCAGTCCTGTCGCTCATCGACAACGCGTGA
- a CDS encoding NAD(P)/FAD-dependent oxidoreductase — MIDVTTLTSFPRLMSPGRIGPMETPNRIVLPAMDMNVSEDGEIEQREIDHYVARAAGGAGLIITGACAIAFPVGAASMKEPGLSDDKYIPGLKALADAVHAAGSKLCVQSTHHGKVARVDIANDRPLIAPSTPDYDYDYSALADSTGEELGRMGAATGGKKTVYKEMDHDDISWLIETWADAAERIAKAGADAIEIHVAHGYILGVFLNRRDNLRTDEYGGSLANRARLTCEVIAAVKARVGDKLAVLVRVSGEEYGQEGGLTLPEATEAAVLFERAGADAIHVTGWGRNPFDNFTDGPLPDTIGAYVDNAAAIKKAVSIPVIAVGRMLPEVAEKAIDDDKVDFAAMGRQLLADPNLPNKLAAGTPERVRPCINCYLCVAENFFDDTPFCAVNPALGNETLLPLTPAPKREHVVVVGAGPAGLESALVLTERGHRVTVLDKADRLGGTMWFSTLTTPDNEPLIRFFEAEVKRLGIDVRLNTEATVESIRALGADRVIVATGAKRPAPAIPGGDLPHVHTGDSLRATMLGTATANEAGVFLRTVGRLGRLSTITKRPSWIRRLTKIALPMGKNVVVIGGSLVGLELAEFLAERGRKVTLLHESQQLGLPLAMPRRWTAVRHAKEHGVDIQRRVKVSHITESTVAWTDAKGRAQSAAADMVIYADGTTAAAPLADELRTAGIDCEVIGDAGEVGYIHGAIHSAWKVAAVG; from the coding sequence ATGATCGACGTGACGACCCTCACCTCATTCCCTCGCCTCATGTCGCCCGGCCGCATCGGCCCCATGGAGACGCCCAACCGCATCGTCCTGCCCGCCATGGACATGAACGTGTCCGAGGACGGCGAGATCGAGCAGCGGGAGATCGACCACTACGTCGCCCGCGCGGCCGGGGGAGCGGGGCTCATCATCACCGGTGCGTGCGCGATCGCGTTCCCCGTGGGCGCGGCGTCCATGAAGGAGCCGGGTCTGTCGGATGACAAGTACATCCCGGGCCTCAAGGCGCTGGCCGACGCGGTGCATGCGGCCGGGTCCAAGCTGTGCGTGCAGTCCACGCACCACGGCAAGGTCGCGCGCGTGGACATCGCCAACGACCGCCCCCTCATCGCGCCGAGCACCCCGGACTACGACTACGACTACTCCGCCCTGGCCGACAGCACCGGCGAGGAGTTGGGTCGGATGGGCGCGGCCACCGGCGGCAAGAAGACGGTCTACAAGGAGATGGACCACGACGACATCTCGTGGCTCATCGAGACCTGGGCCGACGCCGCCGAGCGGATCGCCAAGGCCGGCGCGGACGCCATCGAGATCCACGTGGCCCACGGCTACATCCTGGGCGTGTTCCTCAACCGCCGCGACAACCTGCGCACCGATGAGTACGGCGGGTCGCTGGCCAACCGGGCGCGGCTGACGTGCGAGGTCATCGCCGCGGTCAAGGCGCGGGTGGGCGACAAGCTCGCCGTGCTGGTGCGCGTGTCCGGCGAGGAGTACGGACAGGAGGGCGGGCTGACCCTGCCCGAGGCGACCGAGGCCGCGGTGCTGTTCGAGCGCGCGGGCGCCGACGCCATCCACGTGACCGGCTGGGGCCGCAACCCCTTCGACAACTTCACCGACGGCCCCCTCCCGGACACGATCGGCGCGTACGTGGACAACGCCGCGGCCATCAAGAAGGCCGTGTCGATCCCCGTCATCGCCGTGGGCCGCATGTTGCCGGAGGTGGCGGAAAAGGCGATTGACGACGACAAGGTCGACTTCGCCGCCATGGGCCGGCAGTTGCTCGCCGATCCGAACCTGCCCAACAAGTTGGCCGCCGGAACGCCGGAGCGCGTGCGCCCGTGCATCAACTGCTACCTCTGCGTGGCGGAGAACTTCTTCGACGACACCCCGTTCTGCGCGGTGAACCCGGCGCTCGGCAACGAGACCCTGCTGCCGCTGACGCCCGCACCCAAGCGCGAGCACGTCGTGGTGGTGGGCGCCGGACCCGCGGGTCTCGAGTCGGCCCTGGTCCTGACCGAGCGTGGGCACCGCGTCACCGTGCTGGACAAGGCCGACCGCCTCGGCGGCACCATGTGGTTCTCCACCCTCACCACGCCCGACAATGAGCCGCTCATCCGCTTCTTCGAGGCTGAGGTGAAGCGGCTGGGCATCGACGTGCGGTTGAACACCGAAGCCACCGTCGAGTCGATCCGTGCCCTCGGCGCCGACCGCGTGATCGTGGCGACCGGCGCCAAGCGTCCGGCCCCGGCCATCCCCGGCGGCGACCTGCCCCACGTGCACACGGGCGACTCGCTGCGCGCCACCATGCTGGGCACCGCCACGGCCAACGAGGCCGGGGTCTTCCTGCGGACCGTCGGCCGGCTAGGCAGGCTCTCGACCATCACCAAGCGCCCCTCGTGGATCCGGCGACTGACCAAGATCGCGCTGCCGATGGGCAAGAACGTCGTGGTGATCGGCGGCTCGCTGGTCGGCCTAGAGCTCGCGGAGTTCCTCGCCGAGCGCGGCCGCAAGGTCACCCTCCTGCACGAGTCTCAGCAGCTCGGGTTGCCGCTGGCGATGCCGCGCCGCTGGACTGCGGTGCGCCACGCCAAGGAGCACGGCGTCGACATCCAGCGCCGGGTGAAGGTCAGCCACATCACCGAGTCGACGGTGGCCTGGACCGATGCCAAGGGTCGCGCCCAGTCCGCCGCTGCCGACATGGTGATCTACGCCGACGGCACCACCGCCGCGGCCCCGCTGGCCGACGAGCTCCGCACGGCCGGCATCGACTGCGAGGTCATCGGCGACGCCGGCGAGGTGGGCTACATCCACGGCGCGATCCACTCGGCGTGGAAGGTGGCGGCGGTGGGGTGA